In the Pseudothauera hydrothermalis genome, one interval contains:
- a CDS encoding ABC transporter permease, with amino-acid sequence MSGMGAAFVEALRLLEGFDHRVAEIVWLSLRVSVSAVLLGTLIGLPLGACLAVGDYRGKHLATVLVNALMGLPSVVIGVVVYLALSRSGPFGHFGLLFSPLAMVIAQTLLVVPLMAAIARQVVEDAWRGYAEELTALRLSWWQSVTTLLYDCRHSLLVAVLAGLGRAMSEVGAVMIVGGNIDRHTRVMTTAIALETSKGDLPLALALGLVLLAIILLLNGAAFVLRQWAMRRYG; translated from the coding sequence ATGAGCGGCATGGGTGCCGCTTTCGTCGAAGCCCTCCGGCTGCTCGAAGGCTTCGACCACCGGGTCGCCGAGATCGTCTGGCTGTCGCTGCGGGTTAGCGTTAGCGCGGTGCTGCTCGGCACGCTGATCGGCCTGCCGCTGGGCGCCTGCCTGGCGGTCGGCGACTATCGCGGCAAGCATCTGGCCACGGTGCTGGTCAATGCGTTGATGGGCCTGCCCTCGGTGGTGATCGGCGTGGTGGTCTATCTGGCGCTGTCGCGCTCCGGCCCCTTCGGCCATTTCGGGCTGCTGTTCTCGCCGCTGGCGATGGTGATCGCACAGACCCTGCTGGTGGTGCCGCTGATGGCGGCGATCGCCCGCCAGGTGGTCGAGGATGCCTGGCGCGGCTACGCGGAGGAGCTGACCGCGCTGCGCTTGAGCTGGTGGCAGTCAGTGACCACCCTGCTCTACGACTGCCGGCATTCGCTGCTGGTGGCGGTGCTGGCCGGGCTGGGGCGGGCGATGAGCGAGGTTGGCGCGGTGATGATCGTCGGCGGCAACATCGACCGGCACACCCGGGTGATGACCACTGCGATCGCACTGGAAACCTCGAAGGGCGACCTGCCGCTGGCGCTGGCACTTGGGCTGGTGCTGCTGGCGATCATCCTGTTGCTCAACGGCGCGGCCTTCGTGCTGCGCCAGTGGGCGATGCGGCGCTACGGGTGA
- a CDS encoding ATP-binding cassette domain-containing protein, with the protein MFPLRIENLRFAPNGRPVLDGVDLTLDGEGISLLLGPNGAGKSVLLRTLAGLIEPTGGRFDWGGGARPHFGVAMVFQHPMMLRASVLANVALALKPMGVARAERHRRAREVLARVGLAGREDDSARQLSGGERQRLALARAWITAPRLLLLDEPTASLDPSASAEVERIIREIRTEGCKVVMSTHNLGQATRLADDIIFLAAGRVREHSPVRRFFAQPASDEARLFIRRELPWQMGL; encoded by the coding sequence ATGTTTCCGCTCAGGATCGAAAACCTGCGTTTTGCGCCCAACGGCCGACCGGTGCTCGACGGCGTGGACCTGACGCTGGATGGCGAAGGCATCAGCCTGCTGCTGGGGCCGAACGGCGCTGGCAAGAGCGTGCTGCTGCGCACCCTGGCCGGGCTGATCGAACCCACCGGCGGGCGGTTCGACTGGGGCGGCGGCGCACGGCCACATTTCGGGGTGGCGATGGTGTTCCAGCATCCGATGATGCTGCGCGCCTCGGTGCTGGCCAATGTCGCGCTGGCGCTCAAGCCGATGGGGGTGGCCCGCGCCGAACGGCACCGGCGCGCCCGCGAAGTGCTGGCCCGGGTGGGGCTGGCCGGACGCGAGGACGACAGCGCGCGGCAACTCTCCGGCGGTGAGCGGCAACGGCTGGCGCTGGCGCGCGCCTGGATCACCGCCCCCCGCCTGCTGCTGCTCGACGAGCCGACCGCCAGCCTCGACCCGTCGGCCAGCGCCGAGGTCGAACGGATCATCCGCGAAATCCGCACCGAAGGCTGCAAGGTGGTCATGAGCACCCACAACCTGGGCCAGGCCACCCGGCTGGCCGACGACATCATCTTTCTGGCTGCCGGCCGGGTGCGCGAGCACAGCCCGGTGCGCCGCTTCTTCGCGCAGCCGGCCTCGGACGAGGCCCGGCTTTTCATCCGGCGGGAACTGCCATGGCAGATGGGCTTGTGA
- a CDS encoding substrate-binding domain-containing protein, whose protein sequence is MADGLVKLQRCCAALVLALLGAFGTAQAAESITLASTTSTEQSGLFGFILPKFTAKTGIEVKVVALGTGQALDLGRRGDADVLLVHDRPAEERFVAEGHGAYRKDVMYNDFVIVGPASDPAGVKGEQDAVKGFALLGKGTAPFVSRADNSGTHAAELRLWQQARIAPVGQPWYKESGSGMGPTLNMAASLDGYTLSDRGTWANFRNRQNLVILLQGDPRLYNPYGVILVNPDKHPHVNKAAAERFIAWITSSEGRAAIAEYRLGGEQLFFPVLATGR, encoded by the coding sequence ATGGCAGATGGGCTTGTGAAACTTCAAAGATGCTGTGCGGCCTTGGTGCTGGCTTTATTGGGGGCGTTTGGCACGGCGCAGGCGGCTGAGAGCATCACACTGGCTTCGACCACTTCAACCGAACAGTCGGGGCTATTCGGCTTCATCCTGCCGAAATTCACCGCCAAAACTGGCATCGAGGTGAAGGTGGTGGCGCTTGGCACCGGCCAGGCGCTGGACCTGGGCCGGCGCGGTGACGCCGATGTGCTGCTGGTGCACGACCGCCCGGCCGAGGAGCGTTTCGTTGCCGAGGGCCATGGCGCCTACCGCAAGGATGTGATGTACAACGACTTCGTGATCGTCGGTCCGGCCAGCGACCCGGCCGGGGTGAAGGGCGAGCAGGACGCGGTCAAAGGCTTCGCGCTGCTCGGCAAGGGTACGGCGCCCTTCGTGTCGCGCGCCGACAACAGCGGCACCCATGCGGCCGAACTACGGCTGTGGCAGCAGGCCCGCATCGCGCCGGTCGGCCAGCCCTGGTACAAAGAATCCGGCTCGGGCATGGGGCCAACGCTCAACATGGCGGCCAGCCTGGACGGCTATACGCTGAGCGACCGCGGCACCTGGGCCAATTTCAGGAACCGGCAGAATCTGGTGATCCTGCTGCAGGGCGACCCGCGGCTCTACAACCCCTATGGCGTGATCCTGGTCAATCCAGACAAACATCCGCATGTGAACAAGGCCGCTGCCGAGCGCTTCATCGCCTGGATCACTTCCAGCGAGGGGCGCGCAGCGATCGCCGAGTACAGGTTGGGCGGCGAGCAGTTGTTCTTTCCTGTTCTAGCGACCGGGCGCTGA
- a CDS encoding putative toxin-antitoxin system toxin component, PIN family, whose protein sequence is MHIPTVVLDTNTVMALWFFEDPGLSALRAYIESARLRLACRSDALEELRRVLAYRQFAIDPARQTALLAAYRARVVCIAPPAADASPLPACRDPDDQKFLEIARDAGASLLLTRDKALLRLASHRLVRERFGILTPERWLAKAGEVFPQYVADTADSAPGR, encoded by the coding sequence ATGCATATTCCCACGGTCGTACTCGACACCAACACCGTGATGGCCCTGTGGTTCTTCGAGGACCCTGGGCTGAGCGCGCTGCGTGCGTACATCGAATCCGCCCGCTTGCGCCTGGCCTGCCGCAGCGACGCGCTGGAGGAATTGCGCCGCGTGCTCGCCTATCGGCAGTTTGCCATTGATCCGGCACGCCAGACCGCCCTGTTGGCGGCTTACCGGGCACGAGTGGTTTGCATCGCCCCGCCGGCCGCCGATGCCTCGCCGCTGCCCGCCTGCCGCGACCCGGATGACCAGAAATTCCTGGAAATCGCCCGCGATGCCGGCGCCAGTCTGCTGCTCACCCGCGACAAGGCCCTGCTGCGCTTGGCCTCACACCGCTTGGTGCGCGAACGCTTCGGCATTCTCACCCCTGAGCGTTGGTTGGCCAAAGCCGGGGAGGTCTTTCCTCAATACGTCGCGGACACGGCCGACTCAGCGCCCGGTCGCTAG
- a CDS encoding PHA/PHB synthase family protein — protein MAAPTQETTHPELPDPKEVAKTYAEVAQRASKLISEHVQRQLKKGVTAPADELGIAQAFMDMMAKLLANPYKLAQSQMQLVWDYFSLWQHSMLRFMGMQAPPVATPDKSDKRFKDEEWEQHFLFDFIKQSYLIAARHVHDTVCCVEGLDEQTQKKVNFYTRQYIDAMSPSNFAITNPEVFRETLKSGGQNLLKGLNNLLRDIEEGGGNLRVKMTDTSAFELGKNVATTPGKVVFQTDMMQLIQYTPTTDKVYKRPLLIVPPWINKFYILDLREKNSYIKWCVDQGHTVFVISWVNPDEKLAEKSFDAYVQEGVIAALDAIERQTGEKEVNAAGYCLGGTLLATTLAYLAAKKQKRIAAATFFTTMTDFTDPGELGVFIDEGQVSSLEKKMFERGYLEGSEMATTFNMLRANDLIWSFVVNNYLMGKDPFPFDLLYWNSDSTRMPAKMHSFYLRKMYMENRLVQPGGIEIDGTPIDLSKIKVPCYFISTIEDHIAPWKSTYAGARHFGGPVRFVLGGSGHIAGIVNPPAANKYGYWLNPTAKLPESADEWFAGAQQQPGSWWTDWQAWVVAHDAEQVAPRDPAQGKLPVIEDAPGSYVKVRIDNTRRA, from the coding sequence ATGGCTGCACCCACGCAAGAGACCACCCATCCCGAACTTCCCGATCCGAAGGAGGTCGCCAAGACCTACGCCGAAGTGGCGCAACGAGCCTCCAAGCTGATCAGCGAGCATGTGCAGCGCCAGCTCAAAAAGGGCGTCACCGCACCGGCCGACGAGCTGGGCATCGCCCAAGCCTTCATGGACATGATGGCCAAGCTGCTGGCCAACCCCTACAAGCTCGCTCAGTCGCAAATGCAGCTGGTGTGGGACTATTTTTCGCTATGGCAGCACTCCATGCTGCGTTTCATGGGCATGCAGGCGCCGCCGGTGGCTACCCCGGACAAGAGCGACAAACGTTTCAAGGACGAGGAGTGGGAACAACACTTTTTGTTCGACTTCATCAAGCAGTCCTACCTGATCGCTGCGCGCCATGTGCATGACACGGTCTGCTGTGTGGAAGGGCTGGACGAGCAAACACAAAAGAAGGTCAATTTCTACACCCGGCAATACATCGACGCGATGAGCCCGTCGAACTTTGCCATCACCAACCCGGAGGTGTTCCGCGAAACGCTCAAAAGCGGCGGGCAGAATCTGCTCAAGGGCTTGAACAACCTGCTGCGTGACATCGAGGAAGGCGGCGGCAACCTGCGGGTGAAGATGACCGACACCAGCGCCTTCGAGCTGGGCAAGAACGTTGCCACCACGCCGGGCAAAGTGGTCTTCCAGACCGACATGATGCAGCTCATTCAGTACACGCCCACCACCGACAAAGTGTACAAGCGCCCGCTTTTGATCGTGCCGCCGTGGATCAACAAGTTCTATATCCTCGATCTGCGCGAGAAAAATTCCTATATCAAGTGGTGCGTGGACCAGGGTCACACCGTCTTCGTGATCTCCTGGGTGAACCCGGACGAGAAGCTGGCCGAAAAGAGTTTCGACGCCTATGTACAGGAAGGCGTGATCGCGGCGCTGGACGCCATCGAACGGCAAACCGGCGAAAAAGAAGTCAACGCCGCCGGCTACTGCCTGGGCGGCACGCTTTTGGCCACCACTTTGGCTTATCTGGCGGCCAAAAAGCAAAAGCGGATCGCTGCGGCCACCTTCTTCACCACCATGACCGACTTCACCGATCCGGGCGAGCTGGGCGTGTTCATCGACGAAGGTCAGGTGTCCAGCCTCGAAAAGAAAATGTTCGAGCGCGGCTACCTGGAAGGCTCGGAAATGGCCACCACCTTCAACATGCTGCGGGCCAACGACCTGATCTGGTCGTTCGTGGTGAACAACTACCTGATGGGCAAAGACCCCTTCCCGTTCGACCTGCTGTACTGGAACTCCGATTCCACCCGCATGCCGGCCAAGATGCACAGCTTCTACCTGCGCAAAATGTATATGGAAAACCGCCTGGTCCAGCCCGGCGGCATCGAAATCGACGGCACGCCGATCGATCTCTCTAAAATCAAGGTGCCTTGCTATTTCATCTCCACCATCGAAGACCACATTGCGCCCTGGAAGAGCACCTACGCCGGCGCGCGCCACTTTGGCGGTCCGGTGCGCTTCGTGCTGGGCGGCTCCGGCCATATCGCCGGCATCGTCAACCCGCCTGCGGCCAACAAATACGGCTACTGGCTGAACCCCACCGCCAAGCTGCCCGAATCTGCCGACGAATGGTTCGCCGGCGCACAACAACAGCCTGGTTCGTGGTGGACCGACTGGCAAGCCTGGGTGGTGGCGCATGACGCCGAGCAGGTCGCGCCGCGCGATCCGGCCCAAGGCAAGTTGCCGGTCATCGAAGACGCGCCGGGCAGCTACGTCAAAGTGCGCATCGACAACACCCGCCGCGCCTGA
- a CDS encoding MBL fold metallo-hydrolase — protein sequence MNPVIPAHNGDPDAAKDLLYPWSDHPASGQLRPVADGVGWIRMPLPFALDHVNLWLLDDGDAAVAVDTGYGLDEVRAHWNAILAANARPLSRVVVTHCHPDHLGLAAWLAARDGARVCMTQGEFLGGHALWHQLPGYCVADMVEQFRAHGLDAARLDALAARGNAYRRGVPALPTRYRRLFDGDRLQIGAHQWQVIVGYGHAPEHASLYCASLGILISGDMLLPRISTNVSVLAATPDDDPLGRFLASLRRIGELPEQTLVLPSHGRPFRGIRARVAQLLAHHRDRCNELLAACSTPRSAGELLGTLFPRELDTHQVMFAMGEAIAHLNHLAVQGALSRQVDGDGVIRFARNA from the coding sequence ATGAATCCCGTCATCCCCGCCCATAACGGTGACCCCGACGCTGCCAAAGACTTGCTTTACCCGTGGTCCGACCACCCAGCCAGCGGCCAACTGCGCCCGGTTGCCGACGGAGTGGGCTGGATTCGTATGCCGCTACCCTTTGCGCTGGATCATGTGAACCTGTGGCTGCTCGACGACGGCGATGCCGCCGTGGCGGTCGATACCGGCTATGGCCTGGACGAAGTGCGTGCGCACTGGAACGCCATCCTAGCTGCCAACGCTCGCCCGCTGTCGCGCGTGGTAGTCACCCACTGCCACCCCGACCATCTTGGCCTGGCCGCCTGGCTGGCCGCCCGCGACGGGGCGCGGGTCTGCATGACCCAGGGCGAATTTCTGGGCGGCCACGCGCTCTGGCATCAGTTGCCTGGCTATTGCGTGGCCGACATGGTGGAGCAGTTCCGCGCCCACGGCCTGGATGCCGCCCGCCTGGACGCGCTGGCCGCCCGCGGCAACGCCTACCGCCGCGGCGTGCCGGCGCTGCCGACCCGCTACCGGCGGCTGTTCGACGGCGACCGCCTGCAGATCGGCGCGCACCAATGGCAAGTCATCGTCGGCTACGGCCACGCCCCGGAACACGCCAGCCTTTACTGTGCCTCGCTTGGCATACTGATTTCGGGGGATATGCTGCTGCCGCGCATCTCCACCAATGTGAGCGTTTTGGCCGCCACGCCGGACGATGATCCGCTCGGCCGGTTTCTCGCGTCCTTGCGGCGCATCGGCGAACTGCCCGAGCAAACGCTCGTGCTACCATCGCATGGGCGTCCCTTTCGGGGCATCCGGGCGCGGGTGGCCCAACTTTTGGCCCACCACCGCGACCGCTGTAATGAATTGCTGGCAGCATGCAGTACGCCGCGCAGCGCCGGGGAGCTGCTCGGCACGCTGTTCCCGCGCGAACTGGACACCCACCAGGTGATGTTCGCCATGGGGGAGGCAATCGCCCATCTGAACCATCTTGCGGTGCAAGGCGCACTCAGCAGGCAGGTCGATGGCGATGGCGTGATCCGTTTTGCAAGAAACGCTTGA
- a CDS encoding MerR family transcriptional regulator produces MASEQTYTITELAREFDVTPRAIRFYEDQGLLTPARSGRARVYSKADRTRLRLTLRGKRLGLSLAQIKELIDMYDGVHNSVPQLQRFLRVLAERRAALIQQREDIEAVLGEIDMLERQCAALLGDNVAGAALARAELDRHMRGTG; encoded by the coding sequence ATGGCCAGCGAACAAACCTATACCATCACCGAGCTTGCACGCGAATTCGATGTGACCCCACGTGCGATCCGGTTTTATGAAGACCAAGGGCTGCTTACGCCCGCACGCAGTGGCCGTGCGCGGGTCTATAGCAAGGCCGATCGTACCCGCCTGCGCCTGACTTTGCGCGGCAAGCGTCTGGGCTTGTCGCTTGCCCAGATCAAGGAATTGATCGATATGTACGATGGGGTGCATAACTCGGTGCCCCAGTTGCAGCGTTTTCTGCGGGTGCTCGCCGAGCGCCGCGCGGCCTTGATCCAGCAGCGCGAGGACATCGAGGCGGTACTGGGCGAGATTGACATGCTGGAACGTCAGTGCGCCGCGCTGCTGGGCGACAATGTCGCGGGAGCGGCCTTGGCGCGCGCCGAGCTCGATCGTCATATGCGCGGCACGGGGTGA
- a CDS encoding PaaI family thioesterase: MRPQASVFQPRDPDYAARVRASFGRQPAMSLIGARIVAVEPGLVEIELPHRDDLTQQHGYIHGGIVGMIADNAGGFAANSLVSAEASVLTVEYKLNLLAPAAGERLVACGEVVRAGRTLIVTRADVFAVQNGQWNLCATMQQTIMVLPGKTERTD; the protein is encoded by the coding sequence ATGCGTCCTCAAGCATCCGTTTTCCAGCCGCGTGACCCGGATTATGCCGCGCGGGTGCGGGCGAGCTTCGGCCGGCAGCCGGCAATGAGCCTGATTGGCGCGCGCATCGTTGCGGTCGAGCCAGGCTTGGTCGAAATCGAATTGCCACATCGGGATGATCTGACTCAGCAGCACGGCTATATCCACGGTGGTATCGTCGGCATGATCGCCGACAATGCCGGCGGTTTTGCCGCCAACTCGCTGGTGTCGGCCGAAGCCAGCGTGCTGACCGTGGAATACAAACTCAATCTGCTCGCCCCGGCCGCCGGCGAGCGCCTGGTGGCTTGCGGCGAGGTGGTGCGTGCCGGGCGTACCCTGATCGTCACTCGCGCGGATGTGTTCGCGGTGCAGAACGGTCAGTGGAACTTGTGCGCCACCATGCAGCAGACCATCATGGTTTTACCTGGCAAGACCGAACGGACCGATTGA
- a CDS encoding isovaleryl-CoA dehydrogenase: MNVPSLDFNLGETIEMLRNTLRDFCAAEIAPRAAEIDRQNEFPADLWKKLGDLGVHGMTVEEEYGGTNMGYLAHIVAMEEISRASASVGLSYGAHSNLCINQIRRNGNEAQKRKYLPGLIAGEQVGALAMSEPNAGSDVVSMKLRADKKGDRYVLNGSKMWITNGGDADTLVVYAKTDINAGARGITAFIIEKGMKGFSHGNHLDKLGMRGSNTYPLFFDDVEVPEENVLGGVGNGVKVLMSGLDYERAVLAGGPLGIMAACMDVVVPYMHERKQFDTPIGEFQLMQGKLADMYTTWSATRAYVYAVGQACDRLDHSRTLRKDAAGAILYAAEKATWMAGEAIQALGGVGYTNEYPVGRLWRDAKLYEIGAGTSEIRRMLIGRELFAETI; this comes from the coding sequence ATGAATGTACCCAGCCTGGACTTCAACCTCGGCGAAACCATCGAAATGCTGCGCAACACCCTGCGCGACTTTTGCGCGGCGGAGATCGCGCCGCGCGCGGCCGAAATCGACCGGCAAAACGAGTTTCCGGCGGATTTGTGGAAAAAGCTCGGCGACCTCGGGGTGCATGGCATGACCGTGGAAGAAGAGTACGGCGGCACCAACATGGGCTATCTGGCGCACATCGTTGCGATGGAAGAAATCTCGCGCGCCTCGGCTTCGGTGGGGTTGTCCTACGGCGCGCATTCGAACTTGTGCATCAATCAGATCCGCCGTAACGGCAACGAAGCGCAAAAACGCAAATACCTGCCGGGCTTGATTGCGGGCGAGCAGGTGGGGGCGCTGGCGATGTCCGAACCCAATGCCGGCTCCGACGTGGTCAGCATGAAGCTGCGCGCCGACAAAAAGGGCGATCGTTATGTGTTGAACGGTTCCAAAATGTGGATCACCAACGGTGGCGATGCCGATACCCTGGTGGTCTATGCCAAGACCGACATCAATGCCGGCGCGCGGGGCATTACCGCTTTCATCATCGAAAAAGGCATGAAGGGTTTTTCCCATGGCAATCACCTGGACAAGCTCGGCATGCGCGGCTCCAACACCTACCCGCTGTTCTTCGATGACGTGGAGGTGCCCGAGGAAAACGTGCTCGGCGGCGTGGGCAACGGTGTCAAGGTGCTGATGAGCGGGCTGGATTACGAGCGTGCGGTACTCGCCGGCGGGCCGCTGGGCATCATGGCGGCCTGCATGGATGTGGTCGTGCCCTACATGCATGAACGCAAGCAGTTCGACACCCCGATTGGCGAGTTCCAGCTCATGCAAGGCAAACTGGCCGATATGTACACCACCTGGAGCGCCACCCGCGCTTACGTCTATGCGGTCGGTCAGGCTTGCGACCGGCTGGATCATTCGCGCACGCTGCGCAAAGATGCCGCCGGCGCCATCCTGTATGCAGCCGAAAAAGCCACCTGGATGGCCGGCGAAGCGATTCAGGCGCTGGGCGGCGTCGGTTATACCAATGAATATCCGGTCGGACGGTTGTGGCGCGATGCCAAGTTGTACGAAATCGGCGCCGGCACCAGCGAAATCCGCCGCATGCTGATCGGCCGCGAGTTGTTTGCCGAAACCATCTGA
- a CDS encoding acetyl-CoA C-acetyltransferase, whose product MNDPVVIVSAARTPMGGFQGELAALTAPQLGAEAIRAALARAGLNPEQVQEVIMGCVLPAGLGQAPARQAALGAGLPLSAGCTTVNKVCGSGMKATMLAHDLLLAGSNEVMVAGGMESMSNAPYLLPKARGGYRLGHGQVVDHMFFDGLEDRYSEQNKGRLMGTFAEDCAAHYRFSREAQDEFAMASTTRAQKAIREGLFKWEVAPVTVAGRKGDVVVENDEQPLKAQLEKIPTLKPAFSKTGTVTAANSSSISDGAAALVLMRRSTAEKLGLQPLATILAHATHSQAPEWFTTAPVGAMQKVLDKLGWQVGDVDLWEINEAFAVVTMAAMKELNLPHDKVNVHGGACALGHPIGASGARIVVTLLGALRQYGLKRGVASLCIGGGEATALAVELA is encoded by the coding sequence ATGAATGATCCGGTTGTCATCGTTTCCGCAGCCCGCACCCCGATGGGAGGCTTTCAGGGCGAGCTTGCCGCGCTCACCGCGCCGCAGTTGGGGGCGGAGGCCATTCGCGCGGCGCTTGCGCGCGCGGGGCTGAATCCCGAACAAGTGCAGGAAGTCATCATGGGCTGCGTGCTGCCTGCCGGGCTGGGCCAAGCGCCGGCCCGCCAGGCTGCGCTGGGCGCGGGCTTGCCGTTGTCGGCCGGCTGCACCACGGTCAACAAGGTGTGCGGTTCGGGCATGAAGGCCACCATGCTGGCGCATGATCTGCTGCTGGCCGGTAGCAATGAAGTGATGGTGGCTGGCGGCATGGAATCCATGTCCAACGCGCCCTATCTGCTGCCCAAGGCGCGCGGCGGCTACCGCCTGGGCCACGGCCAGGTAGTGGACCACATGTTTTTCGACGGCCTGGAAGACCGCTATTCGGAGCAAAACAAGGGCCGCTTGATGGGTACGTTTGCCGAAGACTGCGCTGCACATTACCGCTTCAGCCGCGAAGCACAGGATGAATTTGCGATGGCTTCGACCACTCGGGCGCAGAAAGCCATCCGGGAAGGTCTATTCAAGTGGGAAGTGGCCCCGGTCACCGTTGCCGGGCGCAAGGGCGATGTGGTGGTGGAAAACGACGAGCAGCCGCTCAAAGCTCAACTGGAAAAAATCCCCACCCTCAAACCGGCTTTCAGCAAAACCGGCACGGTCACCGCGGCCAATTCCAGTTCCATCTCCGATGGCGCCGCCGCGCTGGTGCTGATGCGCCGCTCCACCGCCGAAAAGCTCGGCCTGCAACCGCTGGCGACCATTCTCGCGCATGCCACCCATTCGCAGGCCCCGGAGTGGTTTACCACCGCCCCGGTCGGTGCCATGCAAAAGGTGCTGGACAAGCTCGGTTGGCAGGTTGGCGATGTCGATTTGTGGGAAATCAACGAGGCGTTTGCGGTGGTGACCATGGCCGCGATGAAGGAGTTGAACCTGCCGCATGACAAAGTCAACGTGCACGGCGGCGCCTGCGCCTTGGGCCACCCGATCGGTGCTTCCGGTGCGCGCATCGTGGTCACCTTGCTCGGTGCGCTGCGCCAGTACGGCTTGAAGCGCGGCGTGGCCAGCCTGTGCATCGGCGGCGGCGAGGCCACTGCGCTGGCCGTGGAACTGGCGTAG
- a CDS encoding acyl-CoA dehydrogenase → MILTQEQEMIRDAMRAFAQERLAPFAAEWDRHHTFPREALRELAALGALGMVVPEQWGGAGLDYMSLVLALEEIAAGDGATSTIVSVQNSLPCGILNRFGTDAQKEAWLKPLARGEKLGCFCLTEPHVGSDAAAIRTSAVREGDYWVLNGVKQFITTGKHADVAIVFAVTDKAAGKKGITCFLVPADSPGYQVGRIEEKMGQRASDTTQILFENCRIPVDHVIGQEGEGYKIALANLEAGRIGIAAQCLGMARAALEAAVKYAQEREAFGKPIFEHQAVNFRLADMATRLEAARQLVWHAASLKDAGRPCLKEASMAKLFASEMAESVCSDAIQVHGGYGYVSDFPVERIYRDVRVCQIYEGASDIQRMVIGRALAG, encoded by the coding sequence ATGATCCTTACCCAAGAACAGGAAATGATCCGCGACGCAATGCGTGCCTTTGCGCAAGAGCGCCTGGCGCCATTCGCCGCCGAATGGGACCGCCACCACACTTTCCCGCGCGAAGCGTTGCGGGAACTGGCTGCGCTGGGTGCGCTCGGCATGGTGGTGCCGGAACAGTGGGGCGGCGCGGGTCTGGACTATATGAGCCTGGTGCTGGCCTTGGAGGAGATCGCCGCCGGCGATGGGGCCACGTCCACCATCGTCAGCGTGCAGAACTCGCTACCCTGCGGCATTCTCAACCGTTTTGGCACCGATGCGCAGAAAGAAGCTTGGCTCAAGCCGCTTGCCCGAGGCGAAAAACTGGGCTGCTTTTGTCTGACCGAACCGCATGTCGGCTCGGATGCCGCAGCCATCCGCACCAGCGCGGTGCGCGAAGGCGACTACTGGGTGCTCAACGGCGTCAAGCAATTCATCACCACCGGCAAGCATGCCGACGTGGCGATCGTTTTTGCGGTCACCGACAAGGCGGCCGGTAAAAAAGGCATCACCTGCTTTCTGGTGCCGGCCGACTCGCCCGGCTACCAGGTCGGTCGCATCGAAGAAAAAATGGGCCAACGCGCCTCGGACACCACCCAGATTCTGTTCGAAAACTGCCGGATTCCGGTCGATCATGTCATCGGTCAGGAGGGTGAAGGCTACAAGATCGCGCTCGCCAACCTGGAAGCCGGGCGGATCGGCATTGCCGCGCAGTGTCTGGGCATGGCGCGCGCTGCGCTGGAGGCTGCGGTCAAGTATGCGCAGGAGCGCGAAGCCTTCGGCAAGCCGATCTTCGAGCACCAGGCGGTGAATTTCCGCTTGGCCGACATGGCCACCCGCCTGGAGGCCGCCCGTCAGTTGGTCTGGCACGCCGCCAGCCTCAAGGACGCCGGCCGGCCCTGCCTCAAGGAGGCCTCGATGGCCAAACTGTTCGCCTCCGAAATGGCCGAATCCGTGTGCTCGGACGCGATCCAGGTGCACGGCGGCTACGGTTATGTGAGCGACTTTCCGGTCGAGCGCATCTACCGTGACGTGCGGGTGTGCCAGATCTACGAAGGCGCTTCCGACATCCAGCGCATGGTCATCGGCCGCGCGCTGGCGGGCTGA